A part of Thermococcus sp. LS1 genomic DNA contains:
- a CDS encoding alpha-amylase/4-alpha-glucanotransferase domain-containing protein codes for MVNFIFGIHNHQPLGNFGWVFEDAYNRSYRPFMEILEEYPNMKVAVHISGPLLEWLDENKPDYIDLLRSLVSKGQLEIVVAGFYEPVLAAIPKEDRIEQIRLLKDFAKKLGYDAKGVWLTERVWQPELVKSLREAGIDYVIVDDYHFMSAGLSKEELFWPYYTEDGGEVIAVFPIDEKLRYLIPFRPVEKTLEYLHSLDDGDESKVAVFHDDGEKFGVWPGTYDWVYKKGWLKEFFDRVSSDERINLMLYSEYLQRFRPKGLVYLPIASYFEMSEWSLPAKQAKLFVEFVEKLKEHGQFEKYRVFVRGGIWKNFFFKYPESNYMHKRMLMVSGLVRDNPEARHFILKAQCNDAYWHGIFGGVYLPHLRRTIWKNIIKANSYVSTGSFVRDIDFDGREEVFIESENFFAVFKPAYGGALFELSSKRKAVNYNDVLARRWEHYHEVPEAATHEEGDGEGVASIHEIGKKIPEEIRRELAYDSHPRAILQDHFLSPETGLDDYRLARYEELGDFLTGAYDYSPLEGGITLWRDGSVSGKPARVEKSLRLTDDGFIVDYTVKSEAKVLFGVELNLAVHSVMEKPDEFEATEIEVNDPYGIGKVEIKLDRKAKVWKFPIKTLSQSEAGWDFIQQGVSYTVLFPVDGELKFRLRFREL; via the coding sequence ATGGTCAATTTCATCTTTGGAATACACAACCATCAGCCTCTTGGCAACTTTGGATGGGTGTTTGAGGATGCTTACAACCGTTCTTACCGTCCTTTCATGGAGATTCTGGAGGAATACCCCAACATGAAGGTCGCGGTTCACATAAGCGGGCCTCTGCTGGAGTGGCTTGATGAGAACAAGCCTGACTACATCGACCTCCTCCGCTCTCTGGTGAGTAAGGGTCAGCTTGAAATAGTCGTGGCAGGTTTTTATGAACCAGTCCTTGCTGCCATCCCAAAAGAAGACCGTATAGAGCAGATCAGGCTTTTGAAGGACTTTGCCAAAAAGCTGGGCTACGATGCCAAGGGTGTCTGGCTCACCGAGCGTGTCTGGCAGCCGGAGCTGGTTAAGAGTCTCCGCGAGGCAGGGATAGATTACGTCATAGTTGACGACTACCACTTCATGAGCGCGGGTCTGTCAAAGGAAGAACTTTTCTGGCCCTACTACACCGAGGACGGTGGTGAGGTTATAGCAGTCTTTCCGATAGACGAGAAGCTTCGCTACCTCATCCCATTCAGGCCGGTAGAGAAAACGCTGGAGTACCTTCACAGCCTTGATGACGGCGATGAGAGCAAGGTTGCGGTCTTCCACGACGACGGCGAGAAGTTCGGCGTCTGGCCTGGAACCTACGATTGGGTATATAAGAAGGGCTGGCTCAAGGAGTTCTTCGACAGGGTTTCGAGCGACGAGAGGATAAACCTCATGCTATACTCGGAGTACCTCCAGCGCTTCAGGCCTAAGGGCCTTGTTTACCTCCCAATCGCTTCATACTTCGAGATGAGCGAGTGGTCACTGCCAGCTAAGCAGGCAAAGCTCTTCGTGGAGTTCGTTGAGAAGCTGAAGGAGCACGGCCAGTTCGAGAAGTACCGCGTCTTCGTCCGCGGCGGCATCTGGAAGAACTTCTTCTTCAAGTATCCTGAGAGCAACTACATGCACAAGCGCATGCTGATGGTGAGCGGACTCGTTAGGGACAACCCTGAGGCGAGGCACTTCATCCTTAAAGCCCAGTGCAACGACGCTTACTGGCACGGCATCTTTGGTGGTGTTTACCTCCCCCATCTGAGGAGGACCATCTGGAAGAACATCATTAAGGCGAACAGCTACGTTTCCACTGGAAGTTTCGTCAGAGATATAGACTTCGATGGCCGTGAGGAGGTCTTCATTGAGAGTGAGAACTTCTTCGCCGTATTCAAGCCCGCCTACGGTGGGGCGCTCTTTGAGCTCAGCTCCAAGAGGAAAGCGGTGAACTACAACGACGTTTTGGCGAGGAGATGGGAGCACTACCACGAGGTCCCGGAGGCAGCAACCCATGAGGAAGGGGATGGTGAAGGAGTTGCCAGCATTCACGAGATTGGAAAGAAAATACCTGAGGAGATAAGGCGCGAGCTTGCCTACGACAGTCACCCAAGGGCTATCCTCCAGGATCATTTCCTGTCCCCTGAAACGGGCCTCGACGACTACCGACTCGCGCGCTATGAGGAGCTCGGTGACTTTCTGACCGGCGCATATGACTACAGCCCCCTCGAGGGCGGCATAACCCTCTGGAGGGACGGGAGCGTTTCAGGAAAACCGGCGCGCGTGGAGAAATCCCTTCGCCTGACTGATGATGGCTTTATCGTGGACTACACTGTCAAGAGCGAGGCTAAGGTGCTCTTCGGCGTTGAGCTGAACCTAGCGGTTCACAGCGTCATGGAGAAGCCAGATGAATTCGAAGCCACGGAGATAGAAGTGAACGATCCATACGGCATCGGAAAGGTGGAAATAAAGCTAGACAGAAAAGCTAAAGTCTGGAAGTTCCCGATAAAGACCCTTTCCCAGAGCGAGGCCGGCTGGGACTTCATCCAGCAGGGTGTCAGCTATACGGTGCTCTTCCCGGTTGATGGAGAGCTGAAGTTCAGACTCCGCTTCAGGGAGTTGTGA
- a CDS encoding HPP family protein, translated as MAGEKSDKAKANKIKIIHSKRKLLQLRRKEELSHNIRYISKVPVEIVMDRDFLVVHPDDPLSELIQNLRDEESSAVVVDDEGKLMGFVTMKDLLHFFEPPRRYSIVGIGLLKKYSISRASRVRDIMVRKPITIHIDDNLGKAIKIMIETGKHHLPVVDENGHVHGVLEVKDIIRLIRIVSA; from the coding sequence ATGGCCGGAGAGAAATCGGATAAAGCCAAGGCAAATAAGATAAAGATAATCCACAGCAAGAGAAAGCTTCTCCAGCTCCGGAGAAAGGAGGAGCTGAGCCACAACATTCGCTACATCTCCAAGGTCCCCGTCGAGATAGTCATGGACAGGGACTTTCTTGTTGTTCATCCTGACGATCCGCTCTCCGAGCTCATCCAGAACCTTCGAGACGAGGAGAGTTCTGCTGTTGTCGTTGATGATGAAGGGAAGCTGATGGGCTTTGTAACTATGAAAGACCTGCTTCATTTCTTTGAACCCCCAAGGAGATATTCCATAGTAGGAATCGGCCTCCTGAAGAAGTACTCCATAAGCAGGGCATCCCGCGTTAGAGACATAATGGTAAGAAAGCCCATAACGATTCACATCGATGACAACCTGGGGAAGGCCATAAAGATAATGATTGAAACCGGGAAGCATCATCTCCCGGTAGTTGACGAGAACGGCCACGTTCATGGCGTGCTTGAAGTTAAGGACATAATCCGCCTCATCCGCATAGTTTCGGCTTGA
- a CDS encoding NAD(P)/FAD-dependent oxidoreductase, with translation MVSGKMYDVVIIGAGPAGLFAAYELAEKSDFRILIIDEGGDINQRVCPMYELGYCIGCQPCHIMSGVGGAGGLSDGTINLRPDIGGDLRELTNDENYAWQLVWEVDQIFLKHKAPKNLFKGDPEQVKYWEQRAAQAGVKFIPIIQRHIGSDRTPEVIGDIKKHLEDKGVEFLLWTKALEFGQGWVKVRRGKDIFTINTRYIIVAPGRGGADWFHDVAKKIGLKAKHGPIDVGVRVEVPAIVMEPITSINHDPKFHIYTDTYDDFVRTFCTNPNGFVVEERYDGYVGVNGHSMHEKKSNNTNFAFLSRIELTEPVEDTTAYGKSIAQLATTIGGGKPLLQRLGDLRRGRRSTWSRIKRSDVEPTLKHVTPGDIAMALPHRVVTNILEGLEKLDKVLPGVASDHTLLYAPEIKYYAMRAEVDENLETSIEGIFAAGDGAGLSRDIVNAAATGLLAARGILKKEGLYTEKDFRKPGNWRHMIETMED, from the coding sequence ATGGTTTCTGGAAAGATGTACGACGTTGTGATCATCGGAGCCGGTCCGGCAGGTCTTTTCGCAGCCTACGAACTGGCAGAGAAGAGCGATTTTAGGATTCTGATAATAGACGAGGGTGGAGACATCAACCAGCGTGTCTGTCCCATGTACGAGCTCGGCTACTGCATTGGCTGCCAGCCCTGCCACATAATGAGCGGCGTTGGCGGTGCGGGAGGACTGAGCGACGGCACCATCAATCTCCGTCCGGACATAGGCGGCGACCTAAGGGAGCTCACAAACGACGAGAACTACGCTTGGCAGCTCGTCTGGGAGGTTGACCAGATTTTTCTGAAACATAAAGCCCCAAAAAACCTGTTCAAAGGCGACCCTGAGCAGGTAAAGTACTGGGAGCAGAGGGCCGCTCAGGCCGGCGTCAAGTTCATCCCCATCATCCAAAGGCACATCGGCTCGGACAGAACGCCCGAAGTCATCGGTGACATAAAAAAGCACCTCGAGGACAAGGGCGTTGAGTTCCTTCTCTGGACGAAAGCTCTGGAGTTCGGCCAGGGATGGGTGAAAGTCAGGCGCGGGAAGGACATCTTCACCATAAACACCCGTTATATTATCGTCGCCCCCGGAAGGGGAGGAGCGGACTGGTTCCACGACGTGGCCAAGAAGATAGGCCTCAAAGCGAAGCACGGACCCATCGATGTAGGCGTCCGTGTCGAGGTTCCTGCCATAGTGATGGAGCCCATAACGAGCATAAACCACGACCCTAAGTTTCACATCTATACAGACACCTACGACGACTTCGTGAGAACCTTCTGCACCAACCCGAACGGCTTCGTCGTCGAAGAGCGCTACGACGGCTACGTTGGAGTAAACGGACACTCCATGCACGAGAAGAAGAGCAACAACACTAACTTCGCCTTCCTGAGCAGGATTGAACTCACAGAGCCGGTCGAGGATACCACCGCCTACGGAAAGAGTATAGCGCAGTTAGCCACAACTATAGGCGGAGGAAAGCCCCTCCTCCAGAGGCTTGGCGATTTAAGGCGTGGAAGGAGGAGCACATGGAGCAGGATAAAGAGAAGCGACGTCGAGCCAACACTCAAGCACGTTACTCCAGGAGACATCGCGATGGCCCTACCGCACAGGGTCGTCACCAACATCTTAGAAGGCCTGGAGAAGCTCGACAAGGTTCTGCCCGGGGTCGCCAGTGATCATACTTTGCTCTATGCACCTGAGATCAAGTACTACGCCATGCGCGCCGAGGTTGATGAGAACCTCGAAACAAGTATAGAGGGAATCTTCGCCGCTGGAGATGGTGCGGGCCTCAGTAGGGACATAGTCAATGCCGCCGCGACGGGTCTTCTGGCCGCGAGGGGCATACTCAAGAAGGAGGGCCTCTACACGGAGAAGGACTTCAGGAAGCCCGGTAACTGGAGGCACATGATAGAGACTATGGAGGATTAG
- a CDS encoding cation:proton antiporter has translation MDVFLELALILIVAKLFGYLTVRIGFPAALGQLLGGILIGPSILDIVSYDEGVKLVAELGVVMLLFLAGLETDIEEFKHVGVSAFIVAVLGVVIPFVLGYVGALAWGYSNIQALFLGGILTATSVGLTTSILMEMKKLRSRVGTTILAAAVVDDVLGIIILTVLVAMNTKGSVYPMDVLIILGEVTLFFILGLLLGSPAIKEALRASERINLPETVSAFAIAIMLFFAYIAEQFQLAGITGAYLAGLLIAGSAEAREITSKTLTIGYSLFIPVFLVSIGVETDIHVLGHIGLFAGVYALLAIAGKVVGCGIGGLLTKFKPREALQIGVGMVPRMEVALIMANIGLREEVFDRGTFSIPVSMVIITTLVTPFLLKWAFSRE, from the coding sequence ATGGACGTCTTCCTAGAGCTGGCACTGATACTCATAGTTGCGAAGCTCTTTGGGTATCTGACGGTTCGCATTGGCTTTCCAGCAGCCCTCGGGCAGCTCCTTGGAGGAATCCTTATTGGTCCCTCCATACTTGACATAGTTTCCTACGATGAAGGCGTGAAGCTCGTGGCCGAACTCGGTGTCGTCATGCTCCTCTTTCTGGCTGGGCTTGAGACGGACATAGAGGAGTTCAAGCACGTTGGTGTTTCGGCCTTCATAGTTGCAGTCCTTGGGGTTGTTATACCCTTCGTACTCGGCTATGTTGGCGCTCTGGCGTGGGGATACTCCAACATACAGGCCCTCTTCCTCGGTGGAATCCTCACCGCCACCAGCGTGGGCCTTACCACCAGCATACTCATGGAAATGAAGAAACTGAGGAGCAGGGTGGGAACGACCATTCTCGCCGCTGCCGTAGTTGACGACGTGCTTGGCATAATAATTCTGACGGTTCTCGTGGCCATGAACACGAAGGGAAGCGTTTACCCGATGGATGTGCTCATAATCCTTGGTGAGGTTACATTGTTCTTTATTTTGGGCCTTCTCCTTGGCAGTCCCGCTATAAAGGAAGCTCTCCGCGCGTCGGAGAGAATAAATCTCCCCGAGACGGTCTCGGCCTTTGCGATAGCCATAATGCTCTTCTTTGCCTACATCGCCGAGCAGTTCCAGCTGGCGGGCATAACTGGCGCTTATCTCGCCGGCCTCCTCATAGCCGGGAGTGCAGAGGCCAGAGAAATAACGAGCAAAACGCTGACCATAGGCTATTCCCTCTTTATTCCCGTTTTCCTTGTGAGCATAGGCGTTGAGACCGACATCCACGTTCTGGGCCACATCGGGCTTTTTGCCGGAGTATATGCACTCCTTGCAATAGCAGGTAAGGTAGTGGGCTGCGGTATCGGCGGTCTGCTTACGAAGTTCAAGCCGCGGGAAGCTCTTCAGATAGGCGTCGGCATGGTTCCCAGGATGGAGGTTGCGCTCATAATGGCCAACATAGGCCTCCGCGAGGAAGTGTTTGACAGAGGGACTTTCTCCATCCCCGTAAGCATGGTCATCATAACGACGCTGGTAACGCCCTTCCTCCTGAAGTGGGCATTTTCGAGGGAGTGA
- a CDS encoding TIGR00269 family protein encodes MRCKFCEKPAFIKLHYPRMYLCPEHFMEYFERKVKRTIERYKLLKPDERVLVVVSGGKDSAVTAYVLKKLGYDIECLHINLGIGEYSEKSEEYSKKQCEALGVPLHIVRVKELLGHGIGEVKTRRPTCSYCGLTKRYIFNKFAYDNGFDAVATGHNLDDEASFIFSNLMHWNTQYLAKQGPLTPGEGKFVKKIKPLYELTEREVVAYALANGIEYHIEECPHARGATTLEFKEVLNEMEEKRPGTKINFVKGYLRKKHIFEAELEEVELRECKVCGMPSSGEVCSFCRFWRLEEPLDFRVRKD; translated from the coding sequence ATGAGATGCAAGTTCTGCGAGAAACCAGCTTTCATTAAGCTTCACTACCCAAGAATGTACCTCTGCCCTGAGCACTTCATGGAATACTTCGAGAGGAAGGTTAAGCGCACAATAGAGAGATACAAGCTGCTGAAGCCCGACGAGAGAGTTCTAGTCGTTGTGAGCGGGGGAAAGGATTCAGCCGTTACTGCTTACGTCCTCAAGAAGCTTGGCTACGATATAGAGTGCCTCCACATAAACCTCGGCATAGGGGAGTACTCGGAGAAGAGCGAAGAATATTCAAAGAAGCAGTGCGAGGCTTTGGGAGTTCCGCTCCACATAGTCCGCGTTAAGGAGCTCCTGGGCCACGGAATTGGCGAAGTAAAGACGAGAAGACCCACATGCTCATACTGTGGCTTAACGAAGCGCTATATCTTCAACAAGTTCGCCTACGACAACGGCTTCGATGCAGTCGCCACCGGCCATAACCTCGACGACGAGGCGAGCTTCATATTCTCCAACTTGATGCACTGGAATACGCAGTATCTGGCCAAACAGGGACCGCTAACCCCCGGCGAGGGCAAATTCGTGAAGAAAATTAAGCCCCTCTACGAGCTCACCGAGAGAGAAGTTGTTGCCTATGCACTTGCCAACGGCATAGAGTATCATATCGAGGAGTGCCCGCACGCTCGCGGAGCAACAACACTTGAGTTCAAGGAAGTCCTCAACGAGATGGAGGAGAAGAGACCGGGAACCAAGATAAACTTCGTGAAGGGCTACCTGAGGAAGAAGCACATCTTCGAGGCCGAGCTTGAAGAGGTAGAGCTGAGGGAGTGCAAAGTCTGCGGCATGCCGTCGAGCGGTGAGGTATGTTCCTTCTGCCGCTTCTGGCGCCTTGAGGAGCCGCTGGACTTCAGGGTAAGAAAAGATTAA